ATTTTTACACCTCCTGTCTTTAAGTTTTGTTCTAATTATACCAAATATCTCATCATTATGTCAATAAAATTTTAGGTAACTATTGACCCTCTAGGAAAGTAGGAGAGTAGGGAAGTAGGAAAGGGAAAGAAAATGAATGAGAAGTTAGATGATTTTAGACAACTTGTAGTATGGCAAAAAAGCCATCATTTAGTGATAAGAATATACGAAATAACCAA
This DNA window, taken from bacterium, encodes the following:
- a CDS encoding four helix bundle protein, coding for MNEKLDDFRQLVVWQKSHHLVIRIYEITKKFQPVQLEIKG